One Chloroflexota bacterium genomic window carries:
- a CDS encoding alpha/beta fold hydrolase yields the protein MAKPDWIDKNEYPFTPKKFTLPMGVMRYLDEGEGKPIVMIHGNPSWSFEFRTLVKHFSKTQRCIAPDHIGFGLSDKPADWDYLPQQHAENLETLLESLDLKNITLLVGDWGGPIGLSYAIKHPERIKNIIVTNTWMWSAQTDWYYQAFSGFVGGTIGRWLIRKYNFFTKTILKSIYGDKSKLTPEIHQHFLMPLAKPEERKGNWVFPKQIIAASDWLEELWSRRDALDGKIRLFAWGMKDIAFREKELNHWMQNFPAVKVARYPDAGHFLAEEKADELIQEMSMIL from the coding sequence ATGGCAAAGCCTGACTGGATTGACAAAAACGAATATCCATTTACCCCGAAAAAATTCACCCTGCCGATGGGTGTGATGCGCTACCTGGACGAAGGCGAGGGCAAACCCATTGTGATGATTCACGGCAACCCTTCCTGGTCTTTCGAGTTCAGGACGTTGGTCAAGCACTTCTCCAAAACGCAGCGCTGCATCGCCCCCGATCACATCGGTTTCGGCTTATCCGACAAACCCGCCGATTGGGACTATCTCCCTCAGCAGCACGCCGAAAATCTCGAAACATTGCTCGAATCGCTCGATCTTAAAAATATCACCCTCCTCGTCGGCGACTGGGGTGGTCCGATAGGGCTTTCGTATGCGATCAAACATCCCGAGCGGATCAAGAATATCATCGTTACCAACACCTGGATGTGGTCGGCGCAAACGGATTGGTACTATCAAGCCTTTAGCGGTTTTGTAGGCGGCACGATCGGGCGTTGGTTAATCCGCAAATATAATTTCTTCACCAAGACGATTCTTAAATCGATCTATGGCGATAAAAGCAAGCTCACGCCCGAAATCCATCAGCATTTTCTGATGCCCCTCGCCAAGCCCGAAGAAAGAAAAGGGAATTGGGTTTTTCCCAAGCAAATTATTGCTGCCTCCGATTGGTTGGAAGAGCTTTGGTCTCGGCGGGACGCTTTGGATGGCAAGATAAGATTATTTGCTTGGGGGATGAAAGACATCGCCTTCCGGGAAAAAGAACTTAACCATTGGATGCAGAACTTTCCGGCAGTCAAGGTGGCGCGCTATCCCGATGCCGGCCACTTCCTGGCCGAAGAGAAAGCGGACGAATTGATTCAGGAAATGAGCATGATTCTTTGA
- a CDS encoding PadR family transcriptional regulator: MSLKHAILGFLNYRPYSGYDLKKIFDTSVRHFWPADQSQIYRTLARMSKKGWTETEVIRQESRPDRKLYHISPAGREELRRWLLTPLPPEENRSADMIQIFFAAQLSDEEILGIFERIAALMRAGLEQFAHIPRSIEAYGEYTNSPREFFFWMLTLDVGVHTLQANLELVENLIERIRNGEIPTE, from the coding sequence ATGTCCCTTAAACACGCCATTCTCGGTTTTTTGAATTACCGGCCATATTCTGGCTATGATCTGAAAAAAATATTTGATACCTCGGTGCGGCATTTCTGGCCTGCTGACCAGAGTCAGATATATCGCACGCTGGCACGCATGAGTAAAAAAGGGTGGACAGAAACCGAAGTAATTCGCCAGGAATCGCGCCCCGACCGTAAGCTCTACCATATTTCACCAGCGGGCAGGGAAGAACTGCGCCGTTGGCTCCTCACGCCGCTTCCGCCCGAAGAAAATCGCAGCGCCGATATGATTCAGATCTTTTTCGCCGCGCAGCTTTCTGATGAGGAAATTCTGGGAATATTTGAGCGTATAGCCGCTCTCATGCGCGCCGGGCTAGAGCAGTTTGCCCACATCCCCCGTAGCATCGAAGCTTACGGCGAGTACACAAACTCGCCGCGCGAGTTCTTCTTCTGGATGTTGACTCTGGATGTTGGCGTTCACACCTTGCAAGCCAATCTTGAACTCGTTGAGAATTTAATCGAACGCATTCGCAACGGCGAAATCCCCACAGAGTAA
- a CDS encoding zinc-binding dehydrogenase — translation MSYKKVILNEFGTPDVLQIVEENTLPEPSAGEVRVKVLAASATFTDTLVRKGIYYGFKEAPPLSPGYDMVGVVDELGANVTGFEIGQMVADLTIWGAYSEFMLRPSSGLVPVPPGLDPAEAVSMVLSYITAYQMLHRVAKIQRGQSILVHGAGGAVGTALLQLGGLLDLKMCGTASASKRELVEGFGAVHIDYAKEDFIARMQAEGGCDAAFDFIGGDNFKRSFQSLKKGGILVPYGFYNDAMGKGGNVARDYMNVALWNILPNGRKAAFYAIGGMREKNPDWFKEDLAVLFDLLKAGQIKPSIERRMKLEDAKEAHELIEQAAVKGRIVLIVNDDF, via the coding sequence ATGAGCTACAAAAAAGTAATTCTTAACGAATTTGGCACCCCCGACGTTCTCCAAATTGTCGAAGAAAACACTCTCCCTGAACCGAGCGCGGGCGAAGTGCGCGTCAAAGTTTTGGCTGCCAGCGCAACCTTCACCGATACCCTCGTCCGCAAAGGCATCTACTACGGATTCAAGGAAGCGCCGCCGCTCTCTCCTGGCTATGATATGGTTGGCGTGGTGGATGAACTTGGCGCAAATGTGACGGGATTCGAGATTGGGCAGATGGTTGCGGACTTGACCATCTGGGGCGCGTACAGCGAATTTATGCTGCGACCCTCCTCGGGGTTGGTCCCCGTTCCCCCGGGGTTGGATCCCGCCGAGGCGGTCAGTATGGTTTTGTCCTACATCACCGCCTATCAGATGCTGCATCGCGTCGCCAAAATCCAGCGCGGGCAGAGCATTCTCGTTCATGGGGCGGGTGGTGCTGTGGGGACGGCTTTGCTGCAACTCGGCGGATTGCTTGATCTGAAGATGTGCGGGACGGCATCCGCATCGAAACGTGAATTGGTTGAGGGCTTTGGTGCGGTGCATATTGATTACGCCAAGGAAGATTTCATTGCGCGGATGCAAGCCGAGGGTGGCTGCGATGCGGCATTCGATTTCATCGGCGGAGATAATTTCAAACGCTCCTTCCAATCCCTGAAAAAGGGCGGCATCCTTGTCCCTTATGGCTTCTATAATGATGCGATGGGCAAAGGCGGCAATGTAGCACGCGATTATATGAACGTGGCCTTGTGGAATATTTTGCCGAATGGGCGCAAGGCAGCTTTTTACGCCATTGGCGGGATGCGTGAGAAAAATCCGGATTGGTTCAAAGAAGACCTGGCGGTACTCTTTGACTTGCTAAAAGCAGGCCAGATCAAACCCTCTATCGAGCGGCGCATGAAACTCGAAGATGCGAAGGAAGCGCATGAGTTGATCGAGCAGGCGGCGGTGAAGGGTAGAATTGTGTTGATAGTAAACGATGATTTTTAG
- a CDS encoding TetR/AcrR family transcriptional regulator, which produces MVRPKQSEQHPDLQAAIKETARTQIAENGAATLSLRAIARELEITAPAIYNYFPSRDDLVTALIVDAYNSLRDALLVSQATDEKSHAERIFSSACTYRNWALTHPEEYNLIFGTPIPNYHAPMEITGPAAAGSMSVLLGVFDAAWRDDAIKTDGTFVSTPEMIQAWVDKLGYAGDPAVIHFAMASWAHIHGMVSLELHGHFSAVPIEISVDSFFEIEIRAMMKRMGMQGE; this is translated from the coding sequence GAACAACATCCCGACCTGCAAGCCGCCATCAAGGAAACAGCTCGCACACAAATCGCCGAGAATGGTGCCGCGACGCTTTCTTTGCGAGCAATCGCCCGCGAATTGGAGATTACCGCGCCGGCGATCTATAATTACTTTCCCAGTCGTGATGATTTAGTCACTGCCCTGATCGTGGATGCCTACAACTCGCTGCGCGATGCCTTGCTGGTTTCTCAGGCGACAGACGAAAAATCGCACGCCGAACGGATATTCTCATCAGCATGTACTTATCGCAATTGGGCGCTGACTCACCCCGAAGAATATAATCTGATCTTTGGCACCCCCATCCCGAACTACCACGCGCCGATGGAGATCACCGGTCCCGCCGCAGCGGGGAGCATGTCTGTCTTGCTCGGTGTCTTTGATGCTGCCTGGCGGGATGACGCGATAAAAACAGACGGTACGTTCGTTTCTACCCCCGAGATGATTCAGGCTTGGGTCGATAAACTCGGCTACGCGGGTGATCCCGCCGTGATTCACTTTGCGATGGCGAGTTGGGCTCACATTCACGGTATGGTTTCGCTGGAACTTCATGGACATTTTTCTGCTGTGCCCATTGAAATCAGCGTAGACTCTTTCTTCGAAATTGAAATCCGCGCGATGATGAAGCGGATGGGCATGCAAGGTGAATAG
- a CDS encoding 4Fe-4S binding protein, producing MMLRQLPLRQRLRKALVILAFLSFPVMMNFLSPYVIIDGAMNGIINGSLIMFGLMFISSLFLGRAWCGWVCPGGGMQEII from the coding sequence ATGATGCTCCGTCAACTCCCGCTTCGTCAACGTTTACGCAAAGCGCTTGTCATTCTGGCCTTCTTATCTTTCCCGGTCATGATGAACTTCCTCTCGCCCTATGTCATCATCGACGGCGCAATGAACGGCATCATCAATGGCAGCCTGATCATGTTCGGGCTGATGTTCATCTCCTCGCTTTTTCTCGGTCGCGCCTGGTGCGGTTGGGTCTGCCCGGGCGGGGGAATGCAGGAAATCATCG
- a CDS encoding pyridoxamine 5'-phosphate oxidase family protein produces MLLNKNWSEIKALFKRSFRSSFHYAIATINENGEPHITPIGSLILGEAGQGIYFEEFPQRMPRNLQINQQVCVLAVDSGVGFWLKSLLRGKFVSPPAVRLYGIAGELRPATEKEIQLWQRRVRRVRFSKGHAMMWAKMSMVREIKFTHMEPVQMGKMTENVWDKK; encoded by the coding sequence ATGTTACTCAATAAAAACTGGTCGGAGATCAAAGCCCTTTTCAAACGCTCGTTTCGCTCTTCTTTTCACTACGCCATTGCAACAATCAATGAAAATGGTGAGCCGCATATTACTCCGATCGGCTCTTTGATCCTGGGTGAAGCAGGGCAGGGAATCTATTTTGAAGAATTTCCCCAGAGAATGCCGCGCAATCTCCAAATAAATCAGCAAGTTTGCGTGCTTGCTGTTGATAGCGGCGTTGGTTTTTGGCTGAAATCATTACTGCGTGGAAAGTTCGTTAGCCCTCCCGCAGTGCGTCTTTATGGAATAGCCGGAGAACTGCGCCCGGCGACCGAAAAAGAAATCCAATTATGGCAGCGGCGCGTGCGACGCGTCCGCTTTAGCAAAGGCCATGCCATGATGTGGGCAAAGATGAGCATGGTTCGAGAAATTAAATTCACACACATGGAACCTGTGCAAATGGGGAAAATGACAGAAAACGTATGGGATAAAAAATGA